A genomic segment from Flavobacterium sp. 9R encodes:
- a CDS encoding DUF4136 domain-containing protein, giving the protein MKTLKTILFVLLFSVLMAACSSLTVTTDFDRSADISKYKTFAFYKLSDKNDALSDLNKNRIVNAIRNQMIAKGFKEVNSGADVLVNATAMSVNKQSVTSTTNVYGYGGYYRPYRWGGVGYPMGNTSYDVRDYKDGSLIIDVLDAKDQNLLWQGIGNKEIDAPSKDPDAVINSGVMKIMERFPMEMMKK; this is encoded by the coding sequence ATGAAAACTTTAAAAACAATCCTATTTGTACTCTTATTTTCAGTTTTGATGGCAGCATGTTCTTCATTAACCGTAACTACAGATTTTGATCGTTCTGCTGATATTTCAAAATACAAAACTTTTGCTTTCTATAAGCTTAGTGACAAGAATGATGCTTTGAGTGATTTGAATAAAAATCGGATAGTCAATGCAATAAGAAATCAAATGATAGCCAAAGGTTTTAAAGAAGTAAACTCTGGCGCTGATGTTTTAGTAAATGCGACAGCAATGTCAGTTAACAAACAATCGGTTACTTCAACAACAAATGTATACGGATATGGAGGCTATTACCGTCCGTATCGTTGGGGTGGTGTTGGATATCCAATGGGCAACACCTCCTATGATGTAAGAGATTATAAAGATGGCTCTTTAATAATTGATGTTTTAGATGCAAAAGACCAAAACTTACTTTGGCAAGGGATTGGAAACAAAGAAATTGATGCGCCATCGAAAGATCCAGACGCTGTAATCAACAGTGGAGTTATGAAAATAATGGAACGTTTTCCGATGGAAATGATGAAAAAATAG